The Synergistaceae bacterium genome contains a region encoding:
- a CDS encoding UDP-N-acetylglucosamine--N-acetylmuramyl-(pentapeptide) pyrophosphoryl-undecaprenol N-acetylglucosamine transferase, whose amino-acid sequence MNAGASDGARTVLIVAGGTGGHIFPALAFRQWIERERKAERITCLSGSRPLEAEIYASRGVVPERLFLSGSPLGSSSILKNLWRVLEFFLAFFRAGRLMRRLRPDRCYLFGGYISLAPLLWCRILKIPTVIHEQNACAGKATRLASRMGVPVAAGWKECRGLKVPFVTTGIPVRRFSWMNRRDAARALGIEVQEDDLVIGVIGGSLSSAALNALSEKLFRSRKETSPEKLRPLVFAILGDSSGPVPGASVHFLGRRWDMSPFYSLVDAVICRSGASTLAELALYGIPALTIPWKDAADGHQEANARCFAAISENLVWYEEENTGPEDAFSKLLTLCLRKKTPRGEISADDRASRTLWKMGTEL is encoded by the coding sequence ATGAACGCCGGGGCGTCCGACGGAGCGAGAACGGTTCTGATTGTGGCAGGGGGCACGGGAGGGCATATTTTTCCGGCGCTGGCCTTTCGGCAGTGGATCGAAAGGGAGCGCAAAGCGGAACGGATAACCTGTCTTTCGGGCAGTCGTCCCCTGGAGGCGGAAATTTACGCTTCCCGGGGCGTCGTTCCGGAACGGCTGTTTTTGTCCGGCTCCCCTCTGGGAAGTTCTTCCATTCTGAAAAATCTTTGGCGGGTTCTGGAGTTTTTTCTCGCTTTTTTCCGCGCGGGGAGGTTGATGCGGCGTCTGCGTCCGGACCGCTGCTATCTTTTTGGCGGGTATATTTCTCTTGCTCCGCTGCTCTGGTGCCGGATACTGAAAATCCCGACGGTCATTCACGAACAGAACGCCTGCGCGGGGAAGGCGACGCGTCTCGCCTCCCGGATGGGGGTTCCGGTGGCGGCGGGCTGGAAGGAGTGCAGAGGGCTGAAGGTTCCCTTTGTCACAACGGGAATTCCCGTCCGCCGCTTTTCCTGGATGAACCGGCGGGACGCCGCCCGGGCCCTGGGGATCGAGGTTCAGGAGGACGATCTGGTGATCGGGGTGATCGGAGGTTCTCTCAGCAGCGCCGCTCTGAACGCCCTGTCGGAAAAACTTTTCCGCTCCAGGAAGGAGACTTCCCCGGAAAAACTCAGACCTCTCGTTTTTGCCATTCTTGGAGACAGCTCCGGTCCCGTGCCCGGCGCTTCCGTTCATTTTCTGGGGCGGCGATGGGATATGTCTCCTTTTTATTCTCTCGTGGATGCCGTGATTTGCAGGTCCGGCGCGTCGACCCTGGCCGAGCTCGCTCTGTATGGCATTCCGGCCCTTACGATTCCCTGGAAGGACGCGGCGGACGGTCATCAGGAGGCGAACGCCCGATGTTTCGCCGCGATAAGCGAAAATCTCGTCTGGTACGAAGAGGAAAATACCGGTCCGGAGGATGCCTTCTCGAAACTGCTGACCCTGTGCCTTCGAAAAAAAACGCCGAGAGGAGAAATTTCCGCTGACGACAGAGCCTCCCGTACACTGTGGAAAATGGGAACGGAACTTTGA
- the murC gene encoding UDP-N-acetylmuramate--L-alanine ligase, whose translation MREVRELEGVQRIHLIGIGGSGMSALALILAGAGFDVSGCDLARSEYMATLEKHGIRCAAGHSSSHIEDLSPQFVAYSSAIKPEHEELAAARKRGVRTECRGKLLSWLFNASRGIGVAGAHGKSTTSSMIGMILERAGRNPTLAVGAEIRDIGINARYGGDLFVAEIDESDGSFEFFRPAVTAITNVDWDHVNYFQTKEALLEAFTRFALGRKPGTPLVVCAEDEGTQSLMDSVEKANPREKGCFVTCGWGKCWSWGAFDVWRKKGGGVVFSVAREGRDWGRVELNVSGDHNIMNALVACAVTSLLDVPSAEILRALRDFSGARHRLQKTGEKKIGEAGIVEVLDDYGHHPAEILATLSTLRDIYPDRRLVVVFQPHRYTRTAVFYRQIASSLEEADVTVLLPVYSAGETPSSPVSSRDIFEIMENDGRRCFLCRDGEEALERLDEVLSGGDVLLTLGAGNVSRLGEAYLKAPLKNKSALS comes from the coding sequence ATGCGTGAAGTGAGGGAACTGGAAGGAGTACAACGAATTCATCTCATAGGTATCGGCGGGTCGGGTATGAGCGCCCTCGCCCTGATTCTGGCGGGAGCGGGTTTCGACGTCAGCGGTTGCGACCTGGCCCGAAGCGAATATATGGCGACGCTGGAGAAACATGGAATCCGGTGCGCCGCGGGACATTCATCCTCTCATATCGAAGACCTTTCCCCCCAGTTCGTGGCTTACAGCAGCGCGATCAAACCGGAACACGAAGAGCTTGCGGCCGCCCGAAAACGGGGCGTAAGAACGGAGTGCCGGGGAAAGCTTCTGAGCTGGCTGTTCAACGCCTCCCGGGGGATAGGCGTGGCGGGAGCCCATGGCAAATCCACGACTTCCTCCATGATCGGCATGATTCTGGAACGGGCGGGCCGCAACCCCACTTTGGCCGTGGGGGCGGAAATTCGTGACATCGGGATAAACGCCCGGTACGGCGGCGACCTGTTTGTGGCGGAAATTGACGAAAGCGACGGTTCCTTCGAATTTTTCAGACCGGCGGTGACGGCGATAACGAACGTGGACTGGGATCATGTCAATTATTTTCAGACGAAAGAGGCCCTTCTTGAGGCGTTTACGCGCTTCGCTCTTGGACGAAAGCCGGGAACCCCCCTGGTGGTCTGCGCGGAGGACGAGGGAACCCAGTCTCTGATGGACTCCGTCGAAAAGGCGAACCCACGGGAAAAAGGGTGTTTCGTTACCTGCGGCTGGGGAAAATGCTGGAGTTGGGGAGCTTTTGACGTATGGCGCAAAAAGGGCGGCGGCGTCGTTTTTTCCGTGGCCAGAGAGGGCAGGGACTGGGGACGGGTGGAGCTGAACGTTTCCGGAGACCATAACATCATGAACGCTCTGGTGGCCTGCGCGGTCACGTCGCTGCTGGACGTTCCTTCCGCGGAAATTCTTCGGGCCCTGCGGGACTTCAGCGGCGCCCGTCACCGCCTTCAGAAAACGGGAGAGAAAAAAATCGGAGAAGCGGGAATCGTGGAGGTCCTGGATGATTACGGCCACCACCCGGCGGAAATTCTGGCGACCCTCTCCACCCTGCGGGACATTTATCCGGACCGGCGTCTGGTGGTGGTGTTTCAGCCCCATCGCTACACCCGTACCGCCGTTTTTTACAGGCAGATCGCCTCCTCTCTGGAGGAGGCGGATGTAACGGTGCTGCTTCCCGTGTATTCGGCGGGAGAGACACCCTCGTCTCCGGTTTCGTCCCGGGATATTTTCGAAATCATGGAGAACGACGGGCGGCGCTGCTTCCTTTGCCGCGACGGAGAAGAGGCGCTGGAGCGTCTGGATGAGGTTCTTTCCGGCGGAGACGTTCTGCTGACGCTGGGAGCGGGGAATGTCTCGCGCCTGGGGGAGGCTTATCTGAAAGCTCCGCTTAAAAACAAGAGTGCGCTTTCTTAA
- the murB gene encoding UDP-N-acetylmuramate dehydrogenase codes for MLWKKKLKGVLSCAFEENRDLSPLSALGVGGRAEVFAEPSRVEDICALFRLRKETGFPLYILGGGTNVVFADGDLEGLVLSTRGLKETTRVLGEDPLETLVSVDAGYLLPCLVRETVLEGLSGLEFAFGIPGTVGGAVAGNAGAGGRSAAELLEEVVTLENDGEIKKWKRADFHYAYRHFSLTAPDRLILRCKLRLKSAPRAEIEDTLARFRSVRSGQPHGERSAGCAFKNPPGDAAGRMLDVCGCKGMRVGGAVVSDSHANFILNANNARGEDIFRLVELCRDIVFQKTGVCLEPEIKFMGFSENIEMT; via the coding sequence ATGTTGTGGAAAAAGAAACTGAAGGGCGTTTTGTCCTGCGCTTTTGAGGAAAACAGGGATCTTTCCCCGTTGTCTGCGTTGGGAGTGGGCGGCAGAGCGGAAGTTTTTGCGGAGCCCTCAAGGGTGGAAGATATTTGCGCCCTGTTTCGCCTGCGGAAAGAGACGGGTTTTCCTCTTTATATATTGGGCGGGGGGACAAACGTCGTTTTTGCGGACGGAGATCTGGAGGGCCTGGTGCTTTCGACTCGGGGCCTGAAGGAGACGACGCGGGTTTTGGGTGAAGATCCTCTTGAGACCCTGGTGAGCGTGGATGCCGGTTATCTCCTGCCTTGTCTTGTGCGGGAAACGGTTCTGGAAGGGCTTTCGGGGCTGGAGTTCGCTTTTGGCATTCCCGGCACCGTGGGAGGGGCCGTGGCGGGCAACGCCGGAGCCGGAGGACGAAGCGCCGCCGAGCTTCTTGAAGAGGTCGTGACCCTTGAAAACGACGGAGAGATCAAAAAATGGAAGCGGGCGGATTTTCACTACGCGTATCGTCATTTTTCTCTGACGGCTCCCGACCGCCTGATTCTGCGCTGTAAATTGAGACTGAAAAGCGCGCCGCGGGCGGAAATCGAGGATACCCTTGCGCGGTTTCGGAGCGTGAGGTCAGGTCAGCCTCATGGAGAGAGAAGCGCGGGATGCGCCTTTAAAAATCCGCCGGGAGACGCCGCGGGACGAATGCTGGACGTCTGCGGCTGCAAGGGGATGAGAGTGGGAGGCGCCGTTGTTTCCGACTCTCACGCGAACTTTATTTTAAATGCAAATAATGCCAGAGGAGAGGATATTTTCCGACTGGTGGAGTTATGTCGTGATATAGTATTTCAGAAGACGGGCGTCTGTCTGGAGCCCGAAATAAAATTTATGGGATTTTCTGAAAATATCGAAATGACCTGA